The following are encoded together in the Streptomyces flavofungini genome:
- a CDS encoding DUF742 domain-containing protein, with protein MSAVPELPRRGGARKPARVRPYSLTGGRTRFGHVLLVETFVAANPAVEAPEERRELGKGDPLSTRVMPEMRAIVEICRRMRTVAEISALLKMPLGVVRVLLSDLADQGKIRVYGTGHGPGQPNRALLERVLSGLRRL; from the coding sequence ATGAGCGCCGTGCCCGAGCTGCCCCGGCGCGGCGGCGCCCGGAAGCCGGCGCGCGTGCGCCCGTACTCGCTGACCGGCGGCCGCACCCGCTTCGGGCACGTCCTCCTGGTCGAGACGTTCGTGGCCGCGAACCCCGCCGTCGAGGCCCCCGAGGAGCGGCGCGAGCTGGGCAAGGGCGACCCGCTGAGCACCCGCGTCATGCCGGAGATGCGGGCCATCGTCGAGATCTGCCGCCGGATGCGGACGGTCGCCGAGATCTCCGCGCTTCTGAAGATGCCCCTCGGCGTGGTCCGCGTGCTGCTCAGCGACCTCGCCGACCAGGGAAAGATCCGCGTGTACGGAACGGGCCACGGCCCCGGGCAGCCGAACCGCGCACTGCTCGAAAGGGTGCTGAGTGGACTCCGCCGTCTCTGA
- a CDS encoding roadblock/LC7 domain-containing protein: MTAPMRTPGSSAKPVKPDPGADPASASGEPVAYGLSSEAKNLHWLLTDLVEEVPGILSVAVVSSDGLLLLSSDPVRNAERRPATRPTGPRGSSADLATIVSGLGSLTLGAARLMDGGSVKQTVVAMAEGSLFVMAISDGSLLGVHATPDCDMTVVAYHMALFVGRAGHVLTPELRSELRQSMENA; the protein is encoded by the coding sequence TTGACTGCGCCCATGCGCACGCCCGGTTCTTCCGCCAAGCCAGTGAAACCCGACCCGGGCGCCGACCCCGCGTCGGCGTCCGGCGAACCCGTCGCCTACGGCCTCAGCAGTGAGGCCAAGAACCTCCACTGGCTCCTGACCGACCTGGTCGAGGAGGTTCCCGGAATCCTCTCGGTCGCCGTCGTCTCGTCCGACGGACTCCTGCTGCTCTCCTCCGACCCCGTGCGCAACGCCGAGCGCCGCCCCGCCACCAGGCCCACCGGCCCCAGGGGTTCGAGCGCCGATCTGGCCACCATCGTGTCCGGGCTCGGCAGCCTCACCCTCGGCGCGGCGCGGCTGATGGACGGCGGCTCGGTCAAGCAGACCGTCGTCGCCATGGCGGAGGGCAGCCTCTTCGTGATGGCGATCAGCGACGGCTCGCTGCTCGGCGTGCACGCGACCCCCGACTGCGACATGACGGTCGTCGCGTACCACATGGCGCTGTTCGTCGGCCGCGCCGGACACGTCCTCACGCCCGAACTCCGCAGCGAGCTGCGCCAGTCGATGGAGAACGCGTGA
- a CDS encoding sensor histidine kinase, whose amino-acid sequence MRPRREGGQKAPAGDPPDATPAEREPAAKGTPESGPSATTGDPSDATPAGAATPTAPTPTPATPAPAPTAPTPTAPAPTAPAPTAPAPTAPAPPAPPKARVRNRLIGAVAVVAAAVAGAGAPVVVTASGQLNESQSLVTLAELTQQSITLSHSLADERDEVTAYVAAGRPEGKGLSESHSARVDRSIEELREAAADANTNTSVTAELRRDLARLASVRRAALTDDTSALDAHKAYGKAIAELHGLTRELAERLPPRAGSGAHALADLDHAVDQAGSARGFLLAALAVPRPSSTGSTVDPVTGLPTNSGTGASEEDGRRDGLSAAAQQARVRELAALADFLDAAPAKARATYESTVTGTGVTTAEQYLTRLTDRPRLSAADLRLDRKKLDSALSARIEAMRGAENALADARTQSLGDLRDDDVTALEIRIALVGVLLLVAVGVCMGAARSLTRPLAVLRRGSERVATAPATEEPVRFTGRDDEFAAVVRSVNALHGHAVALQDRLTTLEADRKHLVGQRQTMADARQEMADERDALRAELAEAAVHLERVRRSIHGTFVNLALRTLGLVERQLAVIESLEEREQDPDRLATLFKLDHLATVTRRHSENLLVLAGAEHGHQHADPVPLVDVVRAAVSEIERYERVRIATLPPHAHIAGFAADDISHLVAELLENATSFSPPDAPVEVSGWLLENGEVMLSVQDEGIGVAAERLDELNARLAEFSPDDVYDQEGGDGLGLGLYVVARLAARHGARVRLREQKQGGVAAVVVLPDGILAAPPTAGMPGAVPAARSGAPLVHLPGSEAEANSNVLLPRPEADSRTPLPPPLPRPDERDPLIAAAETTLELLAPPVPADHPDDAEPHARPDDEVRPEQEARPKPDAQSPSERDVAPAAEALPEELSAESPGALPAELPERLSEGLSEELSEGGGPSEAVDVPGAATAGTPDADAPVLTAKGLPKRTPRITATAGSTTPQPRPAVDAEELRRRLGGFQQGANSGRRDVAAELARTEARTEARTEAHAEARTEARAEARTEESAEGHRAADVPGDPVEEASS is encoded by the coding sequence ATGCGGCCTCGGCGCGAAGGTGGGCAGAAGGCCCCGGCAGGTGACCCGCCGGACGCGACCCCCGCGGAGCGGGAGCCCGCCGCGAAGGGCACGCCCGAGTCCGGCCCCTCGGCGACGACCGGCGACCCCTCCGACGCGACACCGGCCGGCGCGGCCACGCCCACCGCGCCCACCCCCACCCCGGCCACCCCCGCGCCCGCGCCCACCGCGCCCACGCCCACCGCCCCCGCGCCCACCGCGCCCGCGCCCACCGCGCCCGCGCCCACCGCGCCCGCACCCCCCGCCCCGCCCAAAGCCCGCGTCCGCAACCGCCTCATAGGGGCCGTAGCGGTCGTCGCCGCCGCCGTGGCCGGAGCCGGCGCGCCCGTCGTCGTCACCGCGTCCGGCCAACTGAACGAGTCCCAGAGCCTGGTGACGCTCGCCGAGCTGACCCAGCAGTCGATCACGCTCAGTCACTCCCTGGCCGACGAACGCGACGAGGTCACCGCGTACGTCGCCGCGGGGCGACCCGAAGGCAAGGGCCTCTCGGAGAGCCACAGCGCGCGCGTGGACCGGAGCATCGAGGAGCTCCGCGAAGCCGCCGCCGACGCGAACACCAACACCTCCGTCACCGCCGAGCTGCGCCGCGACCTCGCCCGGCTCGCGTCCGTGCGCCGGGCCGCGCTCACCGACGACACCAGCGCACTCGACGCCCACAAGGCGTACGGGAAAGCCATCGCCGAACTGCACGGCCTCACCCGTGAACTCGCCGAGAGACTTCCGCCGCGCGCGGGCTCCGGCGCCCACGCCCTCGCGGACCTCGACCACGCCGTCGACCAGGCGGGCTCCGCGCGCGGCTTCCTGCTCGCCGCGCTCGCCGTGCCCCGCCCCTCGTCGACCGGCTCCACCGTCGACCCCGTCACCGGCCTGCCCACCAACTCCGGCACCGGCGCCAGCGAGGAGGACGGGCGCCGCGACGGCCTCAGCGCCGCCGCGCAGCAGGCCCGTGTGCGGGAGCTGGCCGCGCTCGCCGACTTCCTGGACGCCGCGCCCGCCAAGGCCCGCGCCACCTACGAGTCCACCGTCACCGGCACCGGCGTCACGACCGCCGAGCAGTACCTGACGCGCCTCACCGACCGGCCCCGGCTCTCCGCCGCCGACCTGCGCCTGGACCGCAAGAAGCTCGACAGCGCGCTCTCGGCCCGGATCGAGGCCATGCGCGGCGCCGAGAACGCGCTCGCCGACGCCCGCACCCAGAGCCTCGGCGACCTGCGCGACGACGATGTGACGGCGCTGGAGATCCGCATCGCGCTCGTCGGCGTCCTGCTGCTCGTCGCCGTCGGCGTGTGCATGGGCGCGGCCCGCTCGCTGACCCGGCCGCTGGCCGTGCTCCGCCGCGGCTCGGAGCGGGTCGCGACGGCGCCCGCGACCGAGGAGCCGGTGCGCTTCACCGGCCGCGACGACGAGTTCGCGGCGGTCGTACGCTCCGTCAACGCGCTGCACGGCCACGCCGTCGCCCTCCAGGACCGGCTCACCACCCTGGAGGCCGACCGCAAGCACCTCGTCGGCCAGCGGCAGACGATGGCCGACGCCCGGCAGGAGATGGCCGACGAGCGCGACGCGCTGCGCGCCGAACTCGCCGAGGCCGCCGTCCACCTGGAGCGGGTGCGCCGCAGCATCCACGGCACGTTCGTGAACCTCGCGCTGCGCACGCTCGGCCTGGTCGAGCGGCAGCTCGCCGTCATCGAGAGCCTGGAGGAGCGCGAGCAGGACCCCGACCGGCTCGCCACCCTCTTCAAGCTCGACCACCTCGCCACCGTCACCCGCCGCCACAGCGAGAACCTCCTGGTCCTCGCGGGCGCCGAGCACGGCCACCAGCACGCGGACCCCGTGCCGCTCGTCGACGTCGTACGCGCCGCCGTCAGCGAGATCGAGCGGTACGAACGCGTCCGCATCGCCACGCTGCCGCCGCACGCGCACATCGCCGGGTTCGCCGCCGACGACATCAGCCACCTGGTCGCGGAACTCCTGGAGAACGCCACCTCGTTCTCCCCGCCCGACGCGCCCGTCGAGGTGTCCGGCTGGCTCCTGGAGAACGGCGAGGTGATGCTCTCCGTGCAGGACGAGGGCATCGGCGTCGCCGCCGAACGCCTCGACGAACTCAACGCGCGGCTCGCGGAGTTCTCGCCCGACGACGTGTACGACCAGGAGGGCGGCGACGGCCTCGGGCTCGGCCTGTACGTGGTGGCGCGGCTCGCCGCCCGGCACGGGGCGCGGGTGCGGCTGCGCGAGCAGAAGCAGGGCGGGGTCGCGGCCGTCGTCGTGCTGCCCGACGGCATCCTCGCCGCGCCGCCCACGGCCGGCATGCCAGGAGCGGTGCCCGCCGCCCGCTCCGGGGCGCCGCTGGTGCACCTGCCGGGCTCGGAGGCCGAGGCCAACTCCAACGTCCTGCTGCCGCGCCCCGAGGCCGACAGCCGTACGCCGCTGCCTCCGCCGCTGCCCCGTCCGGACGAGCGGGACCCCCTGATCGCCGCCGCGGAGACGACCCTCGAACTCCTGGCACCGCCCGTCCCGGCCGACCACCCGGACGACGCGGAGCCGCACGCGCGGCCGGACGACGAGGTCCGGCCCGAGCAGGAGGCGCGCCCGAAGCCGGACGCGCAGTCACCCTCGGAGCGGGACGTGGCGCCGGCGGCGGAAGCGCTGCCGGAAGAGCTTTCGGCGGAGTCGCCGGGAGCACTCCCGGCGGAGCTGCCGGAAAGGCTCTCGGAAGGGCTCTCGGAAGAGCTCTCGGAGGGCGGGGGCCCTTCGGAAGCCGTCGACGTACCGGGCGCGGCCACCGCCGGCACCCCGGACGCCGACGCCCCCGTCCTCACCGCCAAGGGCCTCCCCAAGCGGACCCCGAGGATCACCGCGACCGCCGGGAGCACCACGCCGCAGCCGCGGCCCGCCGTCGACGCCGAGGAACTGCGGCGCAGGCTCGGCGGGTTCCAGCAGGGGGCCAACAGTGGCCGTCGCGACGTGGCGGCGGAACTGGCGCGTACCGAAGCCCGCACCGAAGCCCGTACCGAAGCCCATGCGGAAGCCCGCACCGAAGCCCGTGCGGAAGCCCGTACCGAAGAGAGTGCCGAAGGCCACCGTGCCGCAGATGTTCCGGGGGACCCAGTCGAGGAGGCAAGCAGTTGA
- a CDS encoding MarR family winged helix-turn-helix transcriptional regulator, producing the protein MREDAGRGEGAGVAEAGSGGGVDHEFLSLERELTLLLRRARASSGEMARQVHPDLEPAAYGLLAFLDESGPRRATDLAAFIGVGKATMSRQLRALEQLGLVAREPDPADGRAWLVRLTEEGRERFWTVRGARRERYVRQLAGWDRGEVAELARLLGKLNAGAES; encoded by the coding sequence ATGCGCGAGGACGCGGGCCGCGGCGAGGGCGCCGGGGTGGCCGAGGCCGGGTCCGGCGGTGGTGTGGACCACGAGTTCCTGTCGCTGGAACGGGAGTTGACGCTGCTGCTGCGCCGCGCGCGGGCCTCGTCCGGGGAGATGGCCCGGCAGGTGCATCCCGATCTGGAGCCGGCCGCGTACGGGCTGCTCGCGTTCCTGGACGAGTCGGGGCCGCGGCGGGCCACCGATCTCGCCGCGTTCATCGGGGTCGGCAAGGCAACGATGAGCAGGCAGCTGCGCGCCCTCGAGCAGTTGGGTCTGGTCGCGCGTGAGCCAGACCCCGCCGACGGCAGGGCCTGGCTCGTGCGGCTCACGGAGGAAGGGCGTGAGCGGTTCTGGACGGTCCGGGGGGCGCGGCGGGAGCGATACGTTCGGCAGCTCGCCGGGTGGGACCGGGGGGAGGTGGCCGAGCTCGCCCGGCTGCTGGGGAAGCTCAACGCCGGGGCCGAGTCCTAG
- a CDS encoding lysozyme: MPVHRPGTARRSHSAAGLLLAVISALTLLITLPGAAPAAEGDDVPQRGSARMGMGVIEHDGQGGRPSGGDAAQTEGVDVSSHQGNVNWSALWNSGVRWAYVKATESTSYKNPYFTQQYNGSYNIGMIRGAYHFATPDTSSGAAQANYFASNGGSWSRDGKTLPGALDIEWNPYGAACFGKSQSAMVAWIRDFLNTYKARTGRDAVIYTATSWWKQCTGNYGGFGSTNPLWIARYNTSPGELPAGWGFHTMWQYTSTGPIVGDHNKFNGAYDRVQALANG; the protein is encoded by the coding sequence ATGCCCGTGCACAGACCTGGTACCGCCCGCCGCTCCCACTCCGCGGCCGGCCTTCTCCTCGCGGTCATCTCCGCCCTGACCCTCCTCATCACCCTGCCCGGCGCCGCTCCGGCCGCCGAGGGTGACGACGTCCCGCAGCGCGGCTCCGCCCGCATGGGTATGGGCGTCATCGAACACGACGGCCAGGGCGGACGGCCCAGCGGCGGCGACGCCGCCCAGACCGAGGGCGTCGACGTCAGCAGCCACCAGGGCAACGTCAACTGGTCCGCCCTGTGGAACAGCGGCGTCAGGTGGGCCTACGTCAAGGCCACCGAGTCCACCTCCTACAAGAACCCGTACTTCACCCAGCAGTACAACGGCTCGTACAACATCGGCATGATCCGCGGCGCCTACCACTTCGCCACCCCCGACACCTCCAGCGGCGCCGCCCAGGCCAACTACTTCGCGAGCAACGGCGGCAGCTGGTCCCGCGACGGCAAGACCCTGCCGGGCGCCCTCGACATCGAGTGGAACCCCTACGGCGCGGCCTGCTTCGGCAAGTCCCAGTCCGCGATGGTCGCCTGGATCCGCGACTTCCTCAACACCTACAAGGCACGCACCGGCCGTGACGCCGTCATCTACACGGCCACCAGCTGGTGGAAGCAGTGCACCGGCAACTACGGCGGCTTCGGCAGCACCAACCCGCTGTGGATCGCCCGCTACAACACCAGCCCCGGCGAACTCCCCGCCGGCTGGGGCTTCCACACCATGTGGCAGTACACGTCGACCGGTCCCATCGTCGGTGACCACAACAAGTTCAACGGCGCGTACGACAGGGTCCAGGCCCTGGCCAACGGCTGA
- the lon gene encoding endopeptidase La: MAAESTSHTPLALPVLPLDDEIVLPGMVVPFDLSDAEVRAAVEAAQAAARSSGSSSKPKVLLVPRIDGTYAGMGVLGTVEQVGRLADGDPGALIRARGRVRIGAGTTGPGAALWVEGARVEETVPDPLPGATAELVKEYKALATSWLKKRGAWQVVDRVQQIDDVSALADNSGYSPFLTTAQKIQLLETEDPTARLKLATEQLREHLAEQDVAESIAKDVQEGVDKQQREFLLRRQLEAVRKELRELDGKDGEEESDDYRARVEAADLPENVREAALKEVEKLERASDQSPEGSWIRTWLDTVLELPWNERTEDEYDIKGAQQILDAEHAGLQDVKERITEYLAVRKRRSDRGMGVVGGRRGGAVLALVGPPGVGKTSLGESVAHAMGRKFVRVALGGVRDEAEIRGHRRTYVGALPGRIVRAIKEAGSMNPVVLLDEIDKVGSDFRGDPAAALLEVLDPAQNHTFRDHYLEVELDLSDVVFLATANVLEAIPEALLDRMELVRLDGYTEDEKVVIARDHLLPRQLERAGLGDGEVTIDEGALRKLAGEYTREAGVRNLERSVARLLRKVAAQHELGERELPFTVGADELRGLIGRPHHVPESAQDPAERRTAVPGVATGLAVTGAGGDVLFVEASLADAETGAAGLTLTGQLGDVMKESAQIALSFLRSRGAELELPVGDLKERGVHIHFPAGAVPKDGPSAGVTMTTALASLLSGRLVRTDVAMTGEVSLTGRVLPIGGVKQKLLAAHRAGITTVVIPKRNEPDLDDVPAEVLEKLDVHAVTDVRQVLELALAPAEVRVPAAA; encoded by the coding sequence ATGGCTGCTGAGTCCACGTCGCACACACCGCTCGCTCTGCCCGTGCTGCCGCTCGATGACGAAATCGTGCTGCCCGGCATGGTGGTGCCGTTCGACCTGTCCGACGCCGAAGTACGAGCCGCGGTGGAGGCCGCGCAGGCCGCCGCGCGGTCCAGTGGAAGCAGTAGCAAGCCGAAGGTGCTGCTTGTTCCGCGGATCGACGGGACGTACGCGGGCATGGGCGTGCTCGGTACGGTCGAGCAGGTCGGCCGGCTCGCGGACGGGGACCCGGGGGCGTTGATCCGGGCCCGTGGGCGGGTGCGCATCGGTGCGGGCACGACCGGTCCCGGCGCGGCCCTGTGGGTGGAGGGTGCGCGGGTCGAGGAGACCGTGCCGGACCCGCTGCCGGGCGCCACCGCCGAGCTGGTCAAGGAGTACAAGGCGCTGGCCACGAGCTGGCTGAAGAAGCGCGGGGCCTGGCAGGTGGTCGACCGCGTGCAGCAGATCGACGACGTGTCGGCGCTGGCGGACAACTCCGGTTACTCGCCGTTCCTCACCACCGCGCAGAAGATCCAGCTCCTGGAGACCGAGGACCCGACGGCGCGTCTGAAGCTGGCCACCGAGCAGCTGCGGGAGCACCTGGCCGAGCAGGACGTGGCCGAGTCCATCGCCAAGGACGTGCAGGAGGGTGTCGACAAGCAGCAGCGCGAGTTCCTGCTGCGGCGCCAGCTGGAGGCGGTGCGCAAGGAGCTGCGCGAGCTGGACGGCAAGGACGGCGAGGAGGAGTCCGACGACTACCGCGCCCGGGTCGAGGCCGCCGACCTGCCGGAGAACGTACGCGAAGCGGCGCTGAAGGAAGTCGAGAAGCTGGAGCGCGCGAGCGACCAGTCGCCCGAGGGCTCCTGGATCCGCACGTGGCTCGACACGGTGCTCGAGCTGCCGTGGAACGAGCGCACGGAGGACGAGTACGACATCAAGGGCGCCCAGCAGATCCTCGACGCGGAGCACGCGGGCCTGCAGGACGTGAAGGAGCGCATCACCGAGTACCTGGCGGTGCGCAAGAGGCGCTCGGACCGGGGCATGGGAGTCGTGGGCGGACGGCGCGGCGGCGCGGTCCTGGCCCTGGTCGGCCCGCCCGGAGTCGGCAAGACCTCGCTCGGGGAGTCCGTGGCGCACGCCATGGGGCGCAAGTTCGTGCGGGTCGCGCTCGGCGGCGTGCGGGACGAGGCGGAGATCCGCGGGCACCGGCGGACGTACGTGGGCGCGTTGCCAGGGCGGATCGTGCGGGCCATCAAGGAGGCCGGGTCCATGAACCCGGTGGTGCTGCTCGACGAGATCGACAAGGTCGGCTCGGACTTCCGGGGCGACCCGGCGGCCGCGCTCCTCGAAGTGCTCGACCCGGCCCAGAACCACACCTTCCGCGACCACTACCTGGAAGTCGAACTCGACCTGAGCGACGTGGTGTTCCTGGCGACGGCCAACGTGCTCGAAGCCATCCCGGAGGCGCTGCTCGACCGCATGGAGCTGGTCAGGCTCGACGGGTACACGGAGGACGAGAAGGTCGTCATCGCCCGGGACCACCTGCTGCCGCGACAGCTGGAGCGGGCCGGGCTCGGCGACGGCGAGGTGACGATCGACGAGGGCGCCCTGCGCAAGCTGGCGGGGGAGTACACCCGCGAGGCGGGCGTGCGGAATCTGGAGCGGTCCGTCGCCAGGCTCCTCCGCAAGGTCGCGGCGCAGCACGAACTGGGTGAGCGGGAGCTGCCGTTCACCGTCGGCGCGGACGAGCTGCGCGGCCTCATCGGGCGGCCCCACCACGTGCCGGAGTCCGCGCAGGACCCGGCCGAGCGGCGGACCGCGGTGCCCGGTGTGGCCACGGGACTCGCGGTCACCGGGGCCGGTGGCGACGTGCTGTTCGTGGAGGCGTCGCTGGCCGATGCGGAGACGGGCGCGGCGGGTCTGACGCTCACCGGACAGCTCGGTGACGTGATGAAGGAGTCCGCGCAGATCGCGCTCTCCTTCCTGCGTTCGCGCGGCGCCGAACTGGAGCTGCCCGTGGGCGACCTCAAGGAGCGGGGCGTGCACATCCACTTCCCGGCGGGCGCCGTGCCGAAGGACGGACCGAGCGCGGGCGTCACGATGACGACGGCGCTGGCGTCGCTGCTCAGCGGTCGCCTGGTCCGTACGGACGTGGCGATGACCGGTGAGGTGTCGCTGACCGGACGGGTGCTGCCCATCGGCGGTGTGAAGCAGAAGCTGCTCGCCGCGCACCGGGCGGGAATCACCACCGTCGTGATCCCCAAGCGGAACGAGCCGGACCTGGACGACGTCCCGGCCGAGGTCCTGGAGAAGCTGGACGTGCACGCGGTGACGGACGTCCGCCAGGTCCTGGAGCTGGCGCTCGCCCCGGCCGAGGTGCGGGTTCCGGCGGCGGCGTGA
- a CDS encoding GNAT family N-acetyltransferase: MRATEGAEGAALAGRDAVRAWIDGWGVSRGAAPPIVEPWGFTIDVGHIKHPSRHVLGATGVDVQESDVRKVAASVTGADVWLKVFDFPDRVAPWLGPQWWVDPEDGYLMTVPLAPVPPNHLVVPDGYRLRTWWRGGVFRAMATTADGHWAARGQIAPTGRTAVADQIETSPQHRRRGLGSLVMRSLAVAAVDEGAEIGVLAGTPEGRALYESLGWQVVAGLTSARRKGPEEA; encoded by the coding sequence ATGCGTGCGACAGAGGGAGCCGAGGGAGCCGCCCTTGCGGGCCGCGACGCCGTACGGGCCTGGATCGACGGGTGGGGCGTCTCGCGCGGCGCCGCCCCGCCCATCGTGGAGCCCTGGGGCTTCACGATCGACGTCGGCCACATCAAGCACCCGTCCCGGCACGTCCTCGGCGCCACGGGCGTGGACGTCCAGGAGTCGGACGTACGCAAGGTCGCTGCTTCGGTGACGGGCGCCGACGTGTGGCTGAAGGTCTTCGACTTCCCGGACCGCGTCGCCCCCTGGCTCGGCCCCCAGTGGTGGGTCGACCCGGAGGACGGCTATCTGATGACCGTGCCGCTCGCCCCGGTCCCCCCGAATCACTTGGTCGTCCCGGATGGCTACCGGCTCCGCACCTGGTGGCGTGGCGGGGTCTTCCGCGCGATGGCCACGACCGCTGACGGCCACTGGGCGGCTCGCGGTCAGATCGCCCCGACCGGCCGCACGGCCGTCGCCGACCAGATCGAGACCTCCCCGCAGCACCGCCGCAGGGGTCTGGGCAGCCTGGTCATGCGCTCCCTCGCGGTCGCCGCCGTCGACGAGGGCGCGGAGATCGGCGTACTGGCCGGGACTCCGGAGGGGCGCGCCCTGTACGAGTCGTTGGGGTGGCAGGTGGTCGCCGGCCTGACGAGCGCGCGCCGGAAAGGTCCCGAGGAGGCCTGA
- a CDS encoding PadR family transcriptional regulator — MTKELSATQDQRRSQLLRGVLDLCLLALIGERPRYGYEFVEALTESGLDLVSEGSIYPLLARMERAGLVDSYRAPSAAGGAPRKYYRLTDAGAAELAAGRATWGTFTVAVSRTLAGRGDAQDNDTGDTGARHDTSDDQ, encoded by the coding sequence ATGACAAAGGAACTGTCCGCGACGCAGGACCAGCGTCGCAGTCAGTTGCTGCGCGGGGTGCTCGACCTGTGCCTGCTCGCGCTCATCGGCGAACGACCTCGGTACGGGTACGAGTTCGTGGAGGCCCTCACCGAGAGCGGCCTCGACCTGGTGAGTGAAGGAAGCATCTACCCCCTGCTCGCCCGGATGGAGCGGGCTGGGTTGGTCGACTCCTACCGCGCCCCGTCCGCGGCGGGCGGGGCGCCACGCAAGTACTACCGCCTGACCGACGCGGGCGCAGCCGAGTTGGCCGCGGGCCGCGCCACCTGGGGCACCTTCACGGTGGCCGTCTCCAGGACCTTGGCGGGCCGGGGCGACGCACAGGATAACGACACGGGGGACACGGGGGCACGGCATGACACATCAGACGATCAGTGA
- a CDS encoding rhomboid-like protein: MPEEVVAGAAGAAGVSAGASAGIGVSVGAGADARTRAGVRDVRAGLPGLRRLRRLRPWRLLPSPTGTPFTFGYAVVLLLTSLFAEYGDPSLVASLHQGSSTDVAHLADRPMFVLVASALWIAGGVTSPYAIVFLLVLTALERRVGGLRTAGVFLLGHAVATLATEVPVGLSVLAGHLPGSSAYRLDYGISFGVAASVGALAGLLTPWLRCVVLAGFGWMLVQDLIAFTDPMTNWGHLLALVVGVATWPLLRGRGRGAAA, translated from the coding sequence CTGCCTGAGGAAGTTGTTGCGGGTGCGGCGGGTGCGGCGGGTGTCAGCGCCGGTGCCAGTGCTGGCATCGGCGTCAGTGTCGGCGCGGGTGCGGATGCCCGAACGAGGGCCGGGGTCCGGGATGTGCGGGCGGGCCTTCCAGGGCTGCGCAGGCTGCGCCGGCTGCGGCCCTGGCGGCTGCTGCCGTCGCCGACCGGTACGCCTTTCACCTTCGGCTACGCCGTCGTCCTCCTCCTGACCTCGCTCTTCGCCGAATACGGCGACCCCTCCCTCGTCGCCTCCCTGCACCAGGGTTCGAGCACGGACGTGGCGCACCTCGCTGACCGGCCGATGTTCGTCCTCGTCGCCAGCGCGCTGTGGATCGCGGGCGGGGTCACTTCGCCGTACGCCATCGTCTTCCTGCTGGTCCTCACCGCGCTGGAGCGCCGCGTCGGCGGACTGCGCACCGCGGGCGTCTTCCTGCTCGGGCACGCCGTCGCCACGCTGGCCACCGAGGTCCCGGTCGGGCTCTCGGTCCTGGCCGGTCATCTGCCCGGCAGTTCGGCGTACCGCCTCGACTACGGCATCAGCTTCGGCGTGGCCGCCAGCGTCGGCGCCCTCGCCGGACTCCTCACGCCGTGGCTCCGCTGCGTCGTCCTCGCGGGGTTCGGCTGGATGCTGGTCCAGGACCTCATCGCCTTCACGGATCCGATGACCAACTGGGGCCATCTGCTGGCGCTGGTCGTGGGGGTCGCGACGTGGCCGCTGCTGCGGGGGCGAGGGCGGGGCGCAGCCGCTTAG
- a CDS encoding spermidine synthase, translating into MHTPYRPDPPVVLDRHEGPNGEVVLRRHGDLLQIIANGMFLMDTSDGRSERLLVDAALDALDGRPQPSVLIGGLGVGFSLAHAAANPRWGRIAVVEREQAIIDWHLDGPLSELSHKALADPRTEILHTDLIAYVTGSFAGANTPADTYDALCLDIDNGPDWTVTEDNESLYSPAGLAACQARLKPGGVLAVWSAQPSPAFDSALRNAGFQHVRTEEIPVARGVPDVVHLATRAA; encoded by the coding sequence ATGCACACCCCGTACCGACCCGATCCCCCCGTGGTTCTCGACCGGCACGAAGGCCCTAACGGCGAAGTCGTGCTGCGTCGCCACGGAGACCTGCTGCAGATCATTGCCAACGGCATGTTCCTGATGGACACCTCCGACGGCCGCTCCGAGCGGCTCCTCGTCGACGCGGCCCTCGACGCCCTGGACGGACGGCCGCAGCCGTCCGTGCTCATCGGCGGTCTGGGCGTCGGATTCTCCCTCGCCCACGCGGCCGCGAACCCGCGCTGGGGCCGAATTGCGGTGGTCGAGCGCGAGCAGGCCATCATCGACTGGCACCTCGACGGACCGCTGTCGGAGCTGTCGCACAAGGCGCTCGCGGACCCGCGCACGGAGATCCTGCACACCGACCTGATCGCATATGTCACCGGCTCATTCGCAGGCGCCAACACACCTGCCGACACGTACGACGCCCTGTGCCTCGACATCGACAACGGCCCCGACTGGACCGTCACCGAGGACAACGAGAGCCTCTACTCGCCCGCCGGCCTCGCCGCCTGCCAGGCCCGCCTGAAACCGGGCGGAGTCCTCGCCGTGTGGTCCGCGCAGCCCTCACCCGCTTTCGACTCCGCTCTACGGAATGCCGGGTTCCAACATGTACGTACGGAAGAGATCCCCGTTGCCCGGGGCGTACCGGACGTGGTTCATCTCGCGACAAGGGCTGCGTAG